The window TTTTTAGATAGAGCCCTAAATTTAGCTAGAGACCTACTTTCCTATTATGAGGGAGTAAATGTAGAGTTAGAGCAAGGCAAGAATGGTATTTTCGACGTATATGTAGACGGTCAACTAATATTCTCGAGGTTCAAAGAGAAGAGATTCCCTGACAGTCAAGAAATATTGAAAGAGCTATCAAAGAAAGCTACAGCGCAATAAGAGTAAAGAATTAAATCTCTCTTTTTATTTTATATTTACTGTTTTACATCTCTCTCAATTTTAACAATCTAGCCCCTACACCTAGGAAGACCATAGTTAAGATGATAATCGTGATCAAGTAGATAGGATCTGGTAACACGTTAAACACTATTGCCTGCCTAACCACGTCATTAACAATTGAAACTGGCTGGTACCGGGCAATTAAACCTAAAACTGATGGGAATATTGATGACGAGTAGAAAGCATTACTTATGAACATAAGTGGGAAAACAATAAATGTAGGAACAACATTAGCTAAGAAGATCTTATCCTTAGGAGTCAAACCTAATATTATGGCACCAAGACCAGAAAACATCAACGTCGAGAGAATCAGTACTCCCAAGAACTCTAATATCGAAACAGGAGTGAAGCCCAATATTAATCCTAAACCTAACACAACAATAGAGGATAAGATAGTAATGAGAACCTCGTAGATCATTAAAGATAATACCCATTCATAGTCACGTAATGGTGAAGAAGCTAATCTATCTACAAGTCTATCCCTATAATAACCTGACCCTACACCAGTGACACCAAATATACCATTAGATAAAGCTATTACCCCAATGACACCAGAAATCTCGTATGCTACTGGAGTATTTCTGGTTAAGATAAGTTGAGAACTAAATATACTAGTTTGATTTGTGTAGTATGAATTTAGATAAGACTGAAGTAAAGGGACATATTCTTGTTCTAGTTGATTATAGTAAACATTTTTAGACGTTAAGTTGATAAAAATTACAGGCTCATACTTGACTGTAGAGGGAGAGCCACCAATATAAGCTGTAAATAGTCCTGACGCATTAACGTATTTTCCAACCTTCTGAGCGTTTTCACCAGTCAAATACACTGTAGCATGAGGTTGAAACGCGTTCCCCAATAGTGAAAACACCAGGGCTAAAATCAACGGGAAAAATATCACAAAACCTAAAGTAACTCTACTACTTAAGTTGTCCTTAACTATAGCTCTAGTAGTCGGAATTACGTTTCTCAACACTTTCACCCTTTAATTCTCTCATTAACTCGAGATAAGCATCTTCCAAGGAGGAACTATTAAATTCATTTACCAACTCCCTGGGAGAAGTCTCCTTAATCATTTTCCCCTTATAAATAACTACAACCCTATCTGCTAACTTTTCAGCTTCATCTAAATAATGGGTGGCAAGAAATATTGTAATTTTCTTCTCCTTTAGAACTCTAATAATATCCCACATCTTTCTCCTTGACTCAGGATCTAGTCCAACAGTAGGTTCGTCCAGGAACACAATCTTTGGATTACCAACTATACCACAGGCTATAGCTACTCTCCTCTTTAATCCCCCAGATAAATTCCTGAAT is drawn from Sulfolobus acidocaldarius SUSAZ and contains these coding sequences:
- a CDS encoding ABC transporter is translated as MRNVIPTTRAIVKDNLSSRVTLGFVIFFPLILALVFSLLGNAFQPHATVYLTGENAQKVGKYVNASGLFTAYIGGSPSTVKYEPVIFINLTSKNVYYNQLEQEYVPLLQSYLNSYYTNQTSIFSSQLILTRNTPVAYEISGVIGVIALSNGIFGVTGVGSGYYRDRLVDRLASSPLRDYEWVLSLMIYEVLITILSSIVVLGLGLILGFTPVSILEFLGVLILSTLMFSGLGAIILGLTPKDKIFLANVVPTFIVFPLMFISNAFYSSSIFPSVLGLIARYQPVSIVNDVVRQAIVFNVLPDPIYLITIIILTMVFLGVGARLLKLREM